In the Pseudanabaena sp. PCC 7367 genome, one interval contains:
- a CDS encoding IS630 family transposase yields MQQLRADYQRWLWPQAMENLVFIDETGVNLAMTRLYARATLGERAYASKPLARGKNVTIIGAMALRGVLTNFTFTGSNNTDTFVSYLKDKLLPNLWSGAIVIMDNLSVHKVDPVRELIESVGAHLVYLPPYSPELNPIEMLWSKVKQFLRSWAARDYDDLHKAISNALAKVSLDDIMGWFLEADLCASLI; encoded by the coding sequence GTGCAACAGCTGAGAGCAGATTATCAACGCTGGCTTTGGCCACAGGCAATGGAAAACCTGGTATTCATTGATGAGACAGGCGTTAACCTGGCAATGACCAGGTTGTATGCAAGGGCTACTCTAGGTGAGAGAGCCTATGCTAGTAAACCACTTGCTCGAGGCAAAAACGTTACTATAATTGGGGCTATGGCATTACGCGGTGTGCTGACTAATTTTACTTTTACTGGTAGCAATAATACTGATACTTTCGTGTCCTATCTCAAAGATAAATTGCTGCCTAACCTATGGTCTGGTGCAATTGTGATTATGGATAACCTCAGTGTACATAAGGTTGATCCTGTGCGAGAGTTAATTGAGTCCGTCGGTGCTCACTTGGTTTACTTACCGCCTTATTCACCAGAGCTAAATCCGATTGAGATGCTGTGGTCAAAGGTGAAACAGTTTCTACGCTCTTGGGCGGCCAGGGACTATGATGACTTGCATAAAGCTATTTCTAACGCTCTTGCCAAGGTTTCTCTAGACGATATTATGGGCTGGTTCCTTGAGGCCGATCTCTGTGCGTCTCTAATCTGA